A single genomic interval of Chryseobacterium paludis harbors:
- a CDS encoding helix-turn-helix domain-containing protein: MRLFLAYVFGLLFHQLSAQHASDKNQIFHKIDSQMIVNPAKTRDLISFVEINYKNREVLNKCNRLFAQAYYYENNYNEALKKIIQTKDQQNVSGVVSYRNILYSAGIKKVDFGTDYNQNSVFKLNEEILKANELILLGRKEKAIKIILNILPKITNKSLYNYRDSFSFVLINLSEDDWITKSPEFRIPVLKILSYYPDDMGFDILKKKLFPANISDVWLTKAKKEINNTTNFQLRAIYYNFLLDYYLSKKDVSNYILISNQRDEQIREKNKAITQARSQWIYLTETKHYDEYIFAKKRGIIILISIILLSCIVLILLVVKIRHEKLRGKTYLLLSDKLKNLVKKKTPQVISENVKLTLLERLEKLESTNFFLDPNISIQSLANKLDSNSKYISEIINTYKKKNFTTYINEMRIEYIKQKLNNELVYRSYKIKYLAEESGFSSHSVFSSVFKSIEGISPVQYIQLLK, encoded by the coding sequence ATGAGGCTTTTTCTTGCGTATGTTTTCGGATTACTCTTTCATCAGCTATCGGCACAGCATGCATCAGATAAGAATCAGATATTTCACAAAATAGATTCACAAATGATAGTGAATCCCGCAAAAACAAGAGATTTAATCAGTTTTGTTGAAATAAATTATAAAAATAGGGAGGTTCTAAATAAGTGTAACAGACTTTTTGCTCAGGCTTATTATTATGAAAACAATTATAATGAAGCACTTAAGAAAATAATTCAAACAAAAGATCAACAAAATGTTAGCGGAGTTGTTTCTTATCGGAATATTTTATATTCAGCAGGTATAAAGAAAGTAGATTTCGGCACAGATTATAATCAGAATTCTGTGTTTAAGCTTAACGAAGAAATTTTAAAAGCAAATGAATTAATCTTACTGGGACGAAAAGAAAAAGCAATTAAAATAATTTTAAATATTCTCCCAAAAATCACGAATAAAAGTTTATATAATTATAGGGATAGTTTTAGTTTTGTCTTAATCAATTTGAGTGAAGATGATTGGATAACTAAATCTCCTGAATTCCGTATTCCCGTTTTAAAAATTTTATCTTATTATCCGGATGATATGGGATTTGATATTTTAAAAAAGAAATTATTTCCTGCAAATATTTCTGATGTCTGGTTAACAAAAGCCAAGAAAGAGATAAATAATACCACTAATTTCCAACTGAGAGCTATTTACTACAATTTTTTACTAGATTATTATCTTAGTAAAAAAGATGTTTCAAATTATATTTTAATATCAAATCAAAGAGATGAACAAATCAGGGAAAAAAATAAAGCAATAACGCAGGCTCGCTCTCAATGGATTTATTTGACTGAAACTAAGCACTACGATGAATATATTTTTGCAAAGAAAAGAGGAATTATTATATTGATAAGTATAATTCTTTTGTCATGTATTGTATTAATTTTATTGGTTGTCAAAATACGACATGAAAAACTAAGGGGTAAAACGTATCTGTTACTTTCAGATAAGTTAAAAAATTTGGTAAAAAAAAAGACACCTCAGGTCATTTCAGAAAACGTAAAACTTACTCTTTTAGAGAGGCTAGAAAAATTGGAATCAACGAATTTTTTTTTGGATCCAAACATTTCTATCCAATCATTGGCTAATAAACTTGATTCCAATTCAAAATATATTTCTGAAATCATCAATACTTACAAAAAGAAAAATTTTACAACTTACATTAATGAGATGAGAATCGAGTATATCAAGCAGAAACTCAATAATGAATTGGTTTATCGAAGTTATAAAATAAAATATCTAGCAGAAGAGAGCGGATTTTCATCTCACAGTGTTTTTTCCTCTGTGTTCAAAAGTATCGAAGGTATTTCTCCGGTGCAGTACATTCAACTTTTAAAATAA